In Cyprinus carpio isolate SPL01 unplaced genomic scaffold, ASM1834038v1 S000006694, whole genome shotgun sequence, a genomic segment contains:
- the LOC122144472 gene encoding uncharacterized protein LOC122144472, with the protein MVKRERETRSLLVHFAVSCWRLLLAWRLLVAQGTLTRWIPKSVSLTCAVRSCLEFRSRIFIILITLPIFRKTNGLYISSSIDSLQHVLGDYGLVKPVLTDAEGRFLSHAVSVGPADGQFRRRWRREAALADHAHLESGRGMPERLYYNVTVFGREFHLRLHRNTRLVAPGAKMEWQDSDGMHSKHLKSDCMYVGDITDIQGASVAISNCDGLVSGHIGLHFVWCPVCLLNSHKPFMNLINTIKIAIIENKL; encoded by the exons agagagagagagacgcgctCTCTCCTAGTGCACTTTGCAGTAAGTTGCTGGCGGTTGTTGCTGGCGTGGCGGTTGTTGGTCGCGCAGGGAACTTTAACACGCTGGATCCCAAAGTCCGTCTCTCTCACCTGCGCAGTTCGGAGCTGCCTGGAATTTCGCAGCCGGATTTTTATTATCCTAATCACACTGCCGATCTTTCGCAAGACGAACGGCCTTTATATCTCCAGTAGCATAG ATTCTCTGCAGCATGTTCTGGGGGACTATGGATTGGTGAAGCCTGTTCTTACTGACGCAGAAGGCCGTTTTCTGTCCCATGCGGTATCGGTTGGTCCAGCAGATGGGCAGTTCCGTAGGCGCTGGAGAAGAGAGGCGGCATTGGCCGACCACGCCCACCTTGAGTCCGGAAGAGGCATGCCTGAGCGACTGTACTACAACGTCACTGTCTTCGGCCGGGAGTTTCACCTGCGTCTGCATCGCAACACGCGCCTGGTGGCCCCCGGAGCCAAGATGGAGTGGCAGGACTCTGACGGCATGCATTCCAAGCATTTGAAGAGCGACTGCATGTATGTTGGTGACATTACGGACATACAGGGAGCCTCCGTAGCTATTAGTAACTGCGACGGCCTGGTAAGTGGCCACATTGGCCTTCATTTTGTGTGGTGTCCAGTATGTCTGCTTAATTCACACAAACCCTTCATGAATCTAATCAATACGATTAAAATTGCTATCATCGAAAACAAACTTTAA